In the Triticum aestivum cultivar Chinese Spring chromosome 2B, IWGSC CS RefSeq v2.1, whole genome shotgun sequence genome, TAATGGGAACATTAAATAAGAATTCACCTAGTGTACATTACAAAAAGGattaaatgaaatatattatgttgCAAAGCAGTTTACAGTATGAGGAAAACACTAGTAGAAAGTAGAATAAATCTTGCAATAAGTATTACCGCACCCTTAACTTCATCCATCAGCCGCAAAACACCAGGTCTAGGCTCCACCTAGCATACAGAGCTGAAAATCAGTCTGAGATGATGAGTAAGAATTTCCCAATGTATTCATTTCACTTACAGTTCCAGATTTGATTATTGCTTTGTACCTCTCTGTTTTCCAGTCCTGCAAAAATGTACTTCTGTAAAATTCATGGATTCTTAGACATGGTTCGAAGCATTTGTACTTCTTGAAAAGGATAATAAGGAGCTAATGCATTTGATTTAGAACCAAGGACATAAAAAATCTGACCTGAATAACGTCAACTAACTTCTCCCTGTCTTCGTCGCTTGAAGGTGCTGTCTCCAATATCTTTGAAGAAGGCCACCCATTTTCTCCAAAGTACCTGTAACAGATTGAAACCGATTCAGAACCAATATCCACATGCTAATCATCAACTACTTAAACAGCATGTGGACCCTAGCATGCCCTGCCCTGCAACATCACTTATTCCCATTCAAACTATTTGCCACATTTTTTTTCTCGAAACATTAAACTTTGCACACCATTCTAATGACGAACTGCATCCTGCATATAAAGCAGGTAAGCAAGAATTCAGATTGTGAAATCGAAATGCCAGCAACAAATGGTGGGAGGCTGATCGCAAAATCAATCACAGCGCAATTGCTGAGGCAAAATATCACACGCGGAATGCCACACGCGAAGGAATCGTCAAGCTTGCGGGCGTGACGTACCATCGCATCTTGGGCTTCCCGCCGCCGATGCGGTTCTGGAGGTCGTCATAGAAGGCCTCGTCCCAGTACAGCGGCGCGTCGGCCGCGGGCGGGCAGCGGACCCCGAAGTGCGCGAAGGCGTCGTTGTAGGCCTGCCGGTGGAGGTGCTCCGACTCCAGTATGACGCCGTCGCAGTCGAAGATGAGGGCGTCGAGCGACCGCGGCGGGGAAGCCGAGGCGGAGACGACGAGCGAGGACGTACGGGGGAGGCGGAGGCGGACCGCGGGGAGGCTGGAAGGGGGGCGGTGGCTGAAGAAGCTGCGGCGagccgtggcggcgacggcggccggggTGAAGGAGGTGGGGACGAGAAGGGAAGTGGAAGCCATGCCCATGGGAGGCATCGGTGATGCGAACAGAGATCAGCGGATGGAACGGAATAGGCGCGAATGGTTCGAGAATGGCTGCTTATCTACCCGCCACTTTTAAGCCGTGGTGTCTTTCTTATCGCGTATGAGAGGAGGGAAACAATTCCCAAACGGTTCCCTTCACTTGAGCCTGTAGACAGTTGCCGCCCGATCTCAAGCAGCAAGCAGACAACGCAGAATCACTGTTCATATCCTTCTAAAAAAAAGAATCACTGTTCATATCACATGTCAGGTGTATCTTAGATTTGGCAGTGATTCAGTTTAATCTTGTAACTTTAGGTTTTGAGAGAAGTTCATATTTCAACCTTGAATTGTCACTCAAGTCTAAGAAACAAGCCCCAAAGTTCAAAACCTTCTATTTTACAAACCCAAACTCACAAAACCAGACATATATCAATTTCCTCTCCTTGAGCCAGTTTTCTGGGCAGTGGGTTGTTTTGATCGGTTTTGGAGAGTTGACCGTCTATAGCTAGCCAGCAGCCAACTCGGCCGCCACATCATCCTGGCATCTACACCTAGCCCTCCAACCAACCCCTCTCCCTCCCTGTGCGACACCGGCGACCGGGAACCTACGGCGCCTCCACACCGCCTTCATGCGTGCTGGCCTTTGCTCCCCTGCCCAACCTTTTTGTCGGGGCGCCGCCTCACATGTTGCAACAAGCACTGGACTCCGGATCTAGTGTTAGGCACCCTTGAAGAGGAAGCGGCGTTGCAACTAGAACGACAAGGCACGGTGTCAGGGTTGAAGCATTCCATTTTGTGCCACCATCGCGCTTGTCCATGTCGAGCAACCAGAGCCTCTGCTTTCCTCTTTCTTCCATCACAGAGCACCCCAAATGTCTGCTGACCTTGAGCCCTCTCCAATTAGGCTGACGAAGCCCGCCCGAAGAGCTCCAGTGAGGCCGCGTGGCCGACACTATCCCGGCTTCCACGGCGTCATCGTGAGGAATATCCACATCGATGAACGGAGGACTGCATTCCGGGTCTTCAAGTTCGAGTTTGTGTTGTCGGCGGTCAATGGCCATCCAGTTGGATGGTCGGCTGATGTTCCTAAGAAGAGGCTGCTCCTGGTTGTAAAAGATACGATGCCGGAAACTTTTGCTATTCTTGTAGCAGGGTCTCGTGCgtgtatttttcttttttttatatagGTTGGATTgtttaccacatgtgtcacgtggtgGGACTCGTGCGTGTCTATATAATAGAAGGGGTTACAAGGGTCGGTTCGAGTTGTGTACAAGTACTTGATCTCTACCACAGCTATACAAGAGATAGACAACTATATAAGAGATAGGATCAAATATGTATAACATCCCGACTAGATTACTACAACTATCTGAACAAACTACAACGTGGTACAGACATGAAATACATAGTTATTTCAACACCCCCTCTCAATCACAACTCGTCTAAGCTAAGATTGTGCTGAAGAGCTTCTTGTTGCCGTAGTGTCAGGGGTATGTAAACCCATCCGCAACTTGATCTTTTGTCGGTATAAACCAAATATTAGGTAAATTATTTGCTACTCTTTCTTGGACAAAATGATAATCAACTTCAATATGTTTGCTTCGACATGAAGCACAGATTTGCTGGCAGATAAGTGGCACCACGATTATCACCCCATAAAGCTATTGTCTGTGATTGATCAATACCAAGTTCATGTAACAGAGATTGTATGCAAATTATTTCTGTTGTTGCATTTGCAAGAGACTTGTACTCTATCTCAGTGATGGACATTGATACTATAAGTTATTTTCTTGAACTCCATAAGACAAGATTACACCAAAATAATGTGGCAAAACCTCGAGTGGACTTTCTATCATCGGGACAGCCTGCCCAATCAGCACCAGAAAATGCACTTTCAAGAGAtgggttttgttggggaacgtagtaattcaaaaaaattcctacgatcacgcaagatctatctaggatatgcatagcaatgagacgggagtgtgtccacgtatcctcgtagaacgaaagcggaacatttagttaacgtggttgtgtagtcgaacgtcttcacgatccaaccaatacaagtaccgaacgtacggcacctccgcgttcagcacacattcagcccgatgacgtccctcgagctcttgatccagttgaggacaagggagagttccgtcaacacgacggcgtggcgacggtgttgatgatgttaccggcgcagggcttcgcccaagcactacgatgatatgaccgatgtgttgaactgtggaggggggcaccgcacacggctaagagaacaactgatgtgctttggggttcccccttgcccccatatataaaggagggaggaggaggaggccggcctaggagggacgcgcctatagggggagtccaactaggattcccaatcctagttggagtccccttccttttccaagagggggagagagggaaggagtaggacaaggagaaggaaagaggggggcgccgccccctccctagtccaactcGGACCTGCCATGGGGGGCGCATGGCCACcctgcggccctcctctcctttgcactaaagcccattaaggcccactactttctccggggggttccggtaacctcccagtactctgaaaaatgcccgaacctttctgaaacctttccggtgtccaaacatagccttccaatatatcaatctttatgtctcgaccatttcgagactcctcgccatgtctgcGATCTCATaagggactccaaacaaacttacacataactcataatacaaatcgtcatcgaacgttaagcgtgcggaccctacgggttcgataactatgtagacatgatcgagacacatctccgatcaataaccaatagcggaacctggatgctcatattggctcctacatattctacgaagatctttatcggtcaaaccgcataacaacatacattgttccctttgtcatcggtatgttacttgcctgagattcgatcatcggtatcatcatacctagttcaatctcgttatcggcaagtctctttactcgtttcataatgcttcatcccgcaactaactcattagtcacattgcttgcaaggcttatagtgatgagcattaccgagagggcccagagatacctctccgatacacggagtgacaaattctaatctcgatatatgccaacccaacaaacaccttcagagacacttgtagagcatctttataatcacccagttacgttgtgacgtttgataacacacaaggtgttcctccggtattagggagttgcataatctcatagtcagaggaacatgtataagtcatgaagaaagcaatagcaataaaacttatcgatcattatgctaagctaacggatgggtcttgtccatcacatcattctctaatgatttgatcccgttcatcaaatgacaacacatgtctatggtcaggaaacataaccatctttgattaccgagctagtcaagtagaggcatactagggacactttgttttgtctatgtattcacacatgtacttatttccggttaatacaattctagcatgaataataaacatttatcatgatataaggaaatataaataacaactttattatagcctctagggcatatttccttcagtctcctacttgcactagagtcaataatctagttcacatcgccatgtgatttaacaccaatagttcacatcgccatgtgaccaacaaccaaagggtttattagagtcaatactctagttcacatcgctatgtgattaacacccaaagagtactaaggtgtgatcatgtttttcttgtgagagaagtttagtcaacgggtctgctaaattcagagtcgtatgtattttgcaaactttctatgtctacaatgctctgcatggagctactctagataattgctcccactttcaatatgtatccagattgagactcagagtcatctggattagtgcaaagcttacatcaacgtaactctttacgacgaactcttcatcacctccataaccgagaaatacttccttattcttcttaggtaactaaggataactttgaccgctatacagtgatccactcctggatcactatcgtacccccttgccaaactcatagtaaggcacacaactggtctggtacatagcatgtcatactttatagaacctatgactgaggcatagggaatgactttcattctctttctatcttctgccatggtccggcgttgagtcttactcaactttacaccttgtaatacaggcaagaactccttatttgactgatccattttgaactctttcaaaatcttgtcaaggtatgtactgattgaaaaatcttattaagcgtcttgatctatctctatagatcttgatgcccaatatgtaagcagcttcaccgaggtctttctttgaaaatctcctttcaaactctcctttatgctttccaaacaattctacattatttctgatcaacaatatgtcattcacatatacttatcagaaaggttgtagtgttccgactcactttcttgtcaatacaggcttcaccgcaagtttgtataaaactatatgctttggtcaactcatcaaagcgtatattccaactccgagatgcttgcaccagtccacagatggatcgctggagctctgatacgcctccaacgtatctataatttttgattgttccatgctattatattatctgttttggatgtttaatgggctttactatgcatttttatattatttttgggactaacctattaaccggaggcccagtgcaaattgctgtttttttttgcctatttcagtgtttcgcagaaaatgaatatcaaacggagtccaaacggaatgaaaccttcgggagagttatttttggaacaaacgtgatctagaggacttggagtggacgtcaagaaagaagcaaggaggccacgaggcagggaggtgcgcctgctCCCCCTggacgtgccccccaccctcgtgggcccctcgcagctccactgacctacttcttcctcctatatatacccatatgcttcgaaaacatccaggagcacaatagatcgggagttccgccgccgcaagcctctgtagccaccaaaaaccaatcgggaccctattccggcaccctaccggaggggggatcaatcaccggtggccatcttcatcatcctggcgctctccatgacaaggagggagtagttcaccctcggggctaagggtatgtacaagtagctatgtgtttgatctctctctctcgtgttcttgatttggcacgatcttgatgtatcgcgaggtttgctattatagttggatcatatgatgtttctccccctctatctcttgtaatggattgagttttccctttgaagttatcttatcggattgggtcttgaaggatttgagaacacttgatgtatgtcttgcatgtgcttatctgtggtgacaatgagatattcacgtgatctacttgatgtatgttttggtgatcaacttgcgggtttagtaaccttgtgaacttatgaataggggttggcacacgttttcgtcttgactctccagtagaaactttggggcactctttgaagttctttgtgttggttgaatagatgaatctgaggttgtgtgatgcatatcgtataatcatacccacagatacttgaggtgacattggagtatctaggtgtcattagggttttggttgatttgtgtcttaaggtgttattctggtacgaactctatgatagatcaaacgaaaagaatagcttcgtgttattttactatggactcttgaatagatcgatcagaaaggataacttttaggtggtttcgtaccctactcttcgtttgttctccgctattagtgactttggaatgactctttgttgcatgttgagggatagttatatgatccagttatgttattattgttgagagaccttgcactagtgaaagtatgaaccccaggccttgtttcgaagcattgcaatactgtttgtgctcacttttaccacttgttaccttgctgtttttatattttcagattacaaatactcatatctaccatccatactgcacttgtatcaccatctcttcgccgaactagtgcacctatacaatttaccattgtattgggtgtgttggggacacaagagactctttgttatttggttgcatggttatttgagagataccatcttcatcctacacctcccacggattgataaaccttaggtcatccacttgagggaaaattgctgctgtcctacaaacctctgcacttggaggcccaacaacgtctacaaggagaaggttgcgtagtagacatcaagctcatttctggcgccgttgccggggagtctacgcacaagtcaagacataccaagtacccatcacaaactcttatccctcgcattacattatttgtcatttgcctctcgtattcctctcccccacttcacccttgccgttttattcgccctctctttcccgttcgcctctttttcgcttgcctcttgtgtgcttgtgtgttggattgtttgtcacgatggctcaagataatactaaattgtgtgattttcccaataccaacaacaatgattttcttagcactccgattgctcctcttaccgatgctgaatcttgtgcaattaatgttgctttgttaaatcttgtcatgaaagatcaattctctggccttcctagtgaagatgtcgctactcatctaaacaacttcgttgatttgtgtgatatgaaaaagaagaaagacgtggataacgatattggtaaatcggtaagagacatcgtagatcgcaccatatccaataaagtgcggttacgacgttcggacacaccattacgctatggtgtttcaggtggcgtgagctgtgaaactatt is a window encoding:
- the LOC123045886 gene encoding haloacid dehalogenase-like hydrolase domain-containing protein At4g39970, with the protein product MPPMGMASTSLLVPTSFTPAAVAATARRSFFSHRPPSSLPAVRLRLPRTSSLVVSASASPPRSLDALIFDCDGVILESEHLHRQAYNDAFAHFGVRCPPAADAPLYWDEAFYDDLQNRIGGGKPKMRWYFGENGWPSSKILETAPSSDEDREKLVDVIQDWKTERYKAIIKSGTVEPRPGVLRLMDEVKGAGIKLAVCSAATKSSVVLCLENLLGLERFNGLDCFLAGDDVKVKKPDPSIYITAAKKLGLESKNCLVVEDSVIGLQAAKGAGMSCIITYTPSTSNQDFKDAIATYPDLSNVRLEDLKLLLQESLVTG